From a region of the Arachis ipaensis cultivar K30076 chromosome B09, Araip1.1, whole genome shotgun sequence genome:
- the LOC107618871 gene encoding probable Xaa-Pro aminopeptidase 3: MHCVMRKLTNSISRTQFRTKIVGFRSYCSNKVVVDIGQPTPASHPKLLKDGEITPGISSDEYIERRKKLLDLLPEKSLAIIAAAPVKMMTDVVPYTFRQDADYLYITGCQQPGGVAVLGHDIGLCMFMPEVKPYDVTWQGQIAGVEAALDTFKADKAYPMRKLREILPDMLRGSSKLFHNTQTATSTYTELEAFQKLVYCNNVRDLSVYTHQLRWIKSPAELKLMKEAASIACQALLLTMLHSKTYPFEGMLAAKVEYECRMRGAQRMGFNPVVGGGPNASVIHYSRNDQKIKQGDLVLMDVGCELHGYVSDLTRTWPPCGSFSSSQEELYELILETNKLCVELCKPGASIREIHNYSVDMLQKGFKEIGLLKNGGSSSYHKLNPTSIGHYLGMDIHDCSMVSFDAPLKPGVVITIEPGVYIPSSYNCPERYRGIGIRIEDEVLITETGYEVLTASIPKEVKQIESLLNNFCNGMGVDNQNNMRATFS; this comes from the exons ATGCACTGTGTTATGAGAAAGCTAACCAACTCCATTTCACGCACGCAG TTTCGTACGAAGATTGTAGGTTTTCGTTCGTATTGCAGTAACAAGGTGGTTGTTGATATTGGACAACCAACCCCTGCTTCTCATCCAAAG TTACTAAAAGATGGGGAGATCACCCCAGGTATATCCAGCGATGAATATATCGAAAGAAGGAAGAAGTTATTGGATCTTCTCCCCGAGAAGAGTTTGGCCATCATTGCAGCCGCACCGGTGAAGATGATGACGGATGTTGTGCCATATACATTTCGACAAGATGCGGATTATTTGTATATCACAGGCTGCCAACAACCCGGTGGTGTGGCCGTTTTAGGACATGATATCGGTTTATGCATGTTCATGCCAGAAGTAAAACCTTAT GATGTGACTTGGCAAGGGCAAATAGCAGGAGTTGAAGCGGCATTAGATACATTCAAGGCTGACAAGGCATATCCGATGAGGAAATTGCGTGAG ATCCTTCCAGATATGTTACGGGGATCCTCAAAGTTGTTCCACAACACTCAGACTGCGACCTCCACATACACAGAACTGGAGGCCTTCCAAAAGCTAGTTTATTGTAACAATGTAAGGGATTTATCTGTTTATACACATCAGTTGCGATGGATAAAGTCACCAGCTGAGCTAAAGCTCATGAAGGAGGCTGCATCGATTGCTTGTCAG GCCCTTTTGTTGACTATGCTGCATTCAAAAACATACCCTTTTGAAGGTATGCTAGCTGCAAAGGTTGAATATGAATGCAGAATGAGAGGAGCACAGCGAATGGG ATTCAATCCTGTTGTTGGTGGTGGGCCGAATGCAAGTGTCATACACTATTCCAGAAATGACCAAAAG ATTAAACAGGGAGATCTTGTTTTGATGGATGTTGGATGTGAGTTACATGGTTATGTTAGTGATCTTACTCGTACCTGGCCTCCTTGTGGTAGCTTTTCTTCTTCCCag GAAGAACTTTATGAGCTTATATTGGAAACGAACAAGCTTTGTGTGGAACTTTGTAAACCTGGTGCCAGTATTCGAGAAATACACAACTATTCG GTTGATATGCTGCAAAAAGGATTCAAGGAGATTGGACTATTGAAAAATGGTGGAAGCAGTTCCTACCACAAGTTGAACCCAACTTCTATAG GTCACTATCTAGGAATGGACATTCATGATTGTTCAATGGTCAGCTTTGATGCTCCTCTGAAGCCAGGTGTT GTGATAACTATTGAACCAGGAGTTTACATCCCATCTTCTTATAACTGCCCAGAGAG GTATCGAGGCATCGGGATTAGGATTGAGGATGAGGTACTCATCACAGAAACTGGTTACGAA GTCCTTACAGCATCAATTCCAAAAGAAGTAAAACAAATTGAGTCCTTACTAAACAACTTCTGCAATGGAATGGGTGTGGACAACCAAAATAACATGAGAGCTACATTCAGTTGA
- the LOC107615295 gene encoding uncharacterized protein LOC107615295, which produces MQIEADTWFQAIERALQAQVVPEGQRVEFATYMLTGEASHWWQGIRRLLQQGDDYITWNVFQEEFYKKYFLTSARTAKELELLQLKQVNKCRVTEECVKRATAEKGSHKGSFPQNRGKGFAPRGPSFKRGSSFRRPNNNNSQGKRFGKQPQNDQVCTRFGSHHPRAPCKVGWGLCYNCGKAGHKLPWCPERQKQGAGKAQQTGRVFTTLVVGAEGSETLIRGSTKRLTCACFTLSKIDLVRLDIWSGTEEINDNDP; this is translated from the exons ATGcagat tgAGGctgatacatggtttcaggctatAGAGCGAGCATTACAAGCACAAGTGGTACCTGAAGGACAGCGTGtcgagtttgctacttatatgctcaCCGGTGaggcgtcgcattggtggcaaggcaTCCGACGTcttctgcagcagggtgatgactaTATCACCTGGAATGTCTTTCAAgaagagttctataagaagtactttctgacttctgctaggacggctaAGGAACTTGAATTGttacagctgaagcagg tgaacaagtgtagggttacTGAGGAGTGTGTGAAAAGGGCAACCGCTGAGAAAGGGAGTCACAAAGGTTCatttccacagaaccgagggaagggctttgcacctagaggtccgtctTTCAAGAGGGGGAGCTCTTTCAGGAGGCCCAATaacaacaactcccaagggaaaaggtttgggaagcaaccTCAGAATGATCAAGTTTGTACTAGGTTTGGAAGTCACCATCCGAGAGCACCATGCAAGGTCGggtggggtttgtgctacaattgtggaaaggcagGACATAAGCTCCCATGGTGTCCGGAGCGGCAGAAGCAAGGTGCTGGAAAAGCACAACAAACTGGTCGAGTGTTCACCACCTTAGTTGTGGGTGCAGAaggatccgagacactcattcgag gatcaACAAAGAGATTGACTTGCGCGTGCTTCACCCTCTCCAAGATTGATCTAGTCCGTTTGGATATTTGGTCTGGtactgaggagattaatgacaaTGACCCATga